A genome region from Gammaproteobacteria bacterium includes the following:
- a CDS encoding PAS domain-containing sensor histidine kinase yields the protein MTLSLGHEEHNQLIAREWMNTFNSQVQKLLIETIFDHIPQYIFWKNTASVYLGCNKKFAKLLGLNSPDEIIGKSDFELNWLPDGDTAEKFQAGDRKTLEGHHIINQEEWLSVKNGNRILTLANKVPLVNPDGIIVGVLGVATDITEKKRIEERMARSDHQLKGMTVVSASIAHEMRTPLATLKNTAKGIKPMLAPLITGYQAALSHGLNVPTIADAKLALLETAIDTLENKVTEANRIIDMLLTNLQSLRQEKLTHPQKCSARHCINQALAQYGFTKDAPQIIWANDDDFIFYGKEMLLVHVLFNLLKNAIYFIRKADKGNIHIWLEHHTIYNTLHFKDTGTGIKPENLPKIFDPFFTIDTNKGTGIGLAFCEMTLKSFGGSITCHSQWQEYTEFILTLPRKST from the coding sequence ATGACGCTATCACTCGGTCATGAGGAACACAATCAACTCATCGCAAGGGAATGGATGAATACCTTTAATTCACAAGTGCAAAAATTGCTTATTGAAACTATTTTTGACCATATTCCGCAGTATATTTTCTGGAAAAATACGGCCTCGGTGTATTTAGGCTGTAACAAAAAATTCGCAAAGCTGCTAGGTTTGAACAGTCCCGATGAAATCATCGGCAAAAGTGATTTTGAATTAAATTGGTTGCCCGATGGTGATACTGCGGAAAAGTTTCAGGCAGGCGACCGAAAAACTTTGGAGGGACATCACATCATTAATCAAGAGGAATGGCTATCGGTTAAAAATGGTAATCGAATTCTCACGTTAGCCAACAAAGTGCCCTTGGTAAATCCTGATGGCATCATCGTGGGTGTATTGGGTGTTGCCACGGATATTACCGAGAAAAAACGCATTGAAGAACGGATGGCGAGAAGCGATCATCAGCTCAAAGGCATGACCGTGGTTAGTGCCAGCATTGCGCATGAAATGCGCACGCCATTGGCTACTTTAAAAAATACCGCTAAAGGCATTAAGCCAATGCTAGCGCCACTCATCACTGGCTATCAGGCTGCATTAAGTCACGGTCTTAATGTACCCACAATTGCTGATGCCAAACTGGCATTATTAGAAACCGCCATTGATACCCTTGAAAATAAAGTCACTGAAGCCAACCGGATTATCGATATGCTGCTGACCAATTTGCAAAGTCTGCGCCAAGAAAAATTAACCCATCCCCAAAAATGCTCTGCCCGCCACTGCATTAACCAGGCGTTGGCGCAGTACGGATTTACCAAAGATGCGCCACAAATCATTTGGGCAAATGATGATGATTTTATTTTCTATGGCAAAGAGATGCTATTAGTACATGTACTATTTAATTTGTTAAAGAACGCCATTTATTTTATCCGCAAAGCAGATAAGGGAAATATTCACATTTGGCTGGAACATCACACTATCTATAACACCCTACACTTTAAGGACACCGGCACCGGCATTAAACCTGAGAACCTACCAAAAATCTTTGATCCCTTCTTCACCATTGATACCAACAAAGGCACGGGCATTGGCTTGGCCTTTTGCGAGATGACCTTAAAGAGCTTTGGTGGCAGCATCACCTGCCATTCACAGTGGCAAGAATACACCGAATTTATTCTCACCCTTCCCAGGAAATCAACTTAA